ATGAATGACATTGCCAAGCGGTGTGCGAATAATCAGCGACATCGGCTCGGGAATGGAATGGTTGACGTCCGAAGCCTCGACAACAAAGGGGCCGACATGGACCTTGTCGCCTGGCTTGAAGGGCGTTACCGGAATTTCAGCCCGGGTTCCCTCATAATTCCGCTTGGCTTCCAACATGCCAGCGGTAAAACCCGAGGCATAGACCGGCACATTCAGGCCCGGCCAGATATCGTTTAGCCCGCCATAATGATCTTCATGCGCGTGGGTGATGAAGATCGCCTTGAGCCTGTTTTTCTGCGAGAGAACGAAGCGGATGTCAGGCAGCACCAGATCCACACCAGGCAGATCGGGACCAGGGAAGGTCACACCGCAATCCACCATGATCCATTCCCGGTTCTTCGGCGGGCCAAAGCCGTAAAGCGCCAGGTTCATGCCGATTTCACCCACGCCGCCCAGCGGCAGAAATACCAGTTCGTCTGTCTTTGTCATTCTTTCCTTGGCCCATTCGGCTCGAAAAACACATCTCCCGCCGCAACTGGCGTGATGCCTAGCGAGCCCCGGTCGAGCAATAATATCCCTTTATCATCGATTCCTGAAAACACACCGGAAATCGACCGATCCGGGAGATTGACGGTGATTTTCTCACCGATCCCACAAGCCACCTGCCGCCAGCGCTGCATCACGGCCTTGACGCCACGGCCCCGATCCCAGAGCGCCAGTGCATCGGCCATGGCGGCGAAAAGATGCGTGAAAAGCTCATCGGGCGTCACGGCAGCGCCGTGCTCGGCGAGCGAGGCCGTGGGATACGGCGTTTCAGTGGGTTTGAAAACAAGATTGATGCCGATGCCGATGACCAGGGCGTTGCGGCCATCCGGTGTCCGCTCCGCTTCCAACAGAATGCCGGAGGTCTTGGCACGACCAATCAGCACATCATTCGGCCATTTGATTTCCAAAGGCGGTGCACCCGACGGCAACACGACGCCAATCGCATCATGCACGGCCACGGCCACGGCCAGAGGAAGCGAAGCCAAATCGGCCAAAGGCGCCGGATCGATCAATAAAAGAGAGCTGTAGAGATTGCCGGGCTCCGAGGCCCAAGGCCTGCCACGACGCCCTCGCCCGCCTGTCTGGCGGTTGGCTGTGATCCAGAGATCTCCCGGATCACCGTCACGGGCTCTGATCAAGCATTGCTGGTTGGTGGAATCCACCTCGTCCAGCGCAATATGTCGGAAGGCGTCGAGCGCCTTCCGACGATGGGTGGAATAGTCGCTCAACGGAACAGAGTCGCTGCCGCTGCCGACGCCGCACTGCCGATCGGTCCGCCGATCAACACATAGGCAATGACGAACAGACCGGACAGGCCAAAGACCACCCGCAACGTGCCAGACGTCGCGGCAAACTCGATCTTAGCATCATCGAACCACATGACCTTGACGAGGCGCAGGTAGTAGTAGGCGCCGATAACCGAGGCCAGAACACCAATGATCGCCAGGGCATAAAGATGTGCCTCGATAGCCGCCAGGAAGACGAAATACTTCCCGAAGAAGCCAGCGAGCGGCGGAATGCCGGCCAGCGAGAACATCAGTGCCGTCAGAACAAAGGCCATGAACGGACGGGTCTGCGACAGGCCAGCCAGATCATCCACTGTTTCAAGCGCTTCCCCCTCTTTGGTCCGCATCGCCATGATGCAGGCAAAGGTACCGAGGTTCATGATCAGGTAGATCAGCATATAGAGCAGAACGCCCTCGATGCCCTGCTTGGAGCCAGCGGCCAGGCCGACCAGAGCGTAACCCATATGACCAATGGAGGAATAGGCCATCAGGCGCTTGATATTGCGCTGGCCGATGGCGGCTACCGAACCCAGAACCATGGAGGCGATCGCAATAAACACGACGATCTGCTGCCATTCAGCGGTAATCGGCTGGAAGGCGTCGATGACGATGCGAACCAAGATCGCCATAGCGCCAACCTTTGGGGCGGCGGCAAGAAAGGCCGTGACGGGGGTCGGCGCACCTTCATAAACATCCGGTGTCCACATATGAAAGGGAACAGCGGAAATCTTGAAGGCGAGACCGGCCAGCACGAAGACAAGACCGAAAATAAGTCCGAGATTGGTGTGACCAGCAGCCAGGACGGCAGCGATCTTGTCGAACTCGACATTGCCGGTAAAGCCGTAGACCAGAGACATGCCGTAGAGCAACATGCCCGACGACAGGGCACCAAGCACGAAATATTTCAGGCCAGCTTCCGAAGACCGCGCGCTGTCGCGGTTCATGGCGGCGATGACGTAGAGCGCCAGAGACTGGAGTTCCAGCGACATATAAAGAGAGATCAGGCTATTGGCCGAGATCATCAACAGAATGCCCAGCGTCGCCAACACCAGCAAGACCGGAAACTCGAACTTGTCGAGATCGTTGGCTCGTGCCTGACCGAACGCCATGACCATGGTGGTGATGGAACCGATCAGGGCCAGGACCTTCATGAAACGGGCATAACCGTCGGAGATATAGGCACCGCCGAAGGCGACACCGTCGGCGGGCATCAACAGGATCCACGCACAGGCGGCGGCGAGAAGCGCCACCGCCAGGCCTGTCACCAACGAGGTCTTGTTGGTGAACACGCCGATCATCAGCAATACCAGCGCGCCAACCGCAAGCAGAAGCTCCGGCGTGACGAGATGCAGGCTTGCAAGGAGAGTTTCAGCATTCATGTCCAATGATCCTGTCGTCAGTTCACCAGGAGCGCAACATTTTGCGCAGCCTGCAGAGCAGCGGTGTAGTTATTCAAAAGCGCATCCACCGAAGCCGTCGTCACGTCGAAGATCGGGGCCGGATAGAC
The nucleotide sequence above comes from Agrobacterium vitis. Encoded proteins:
- the nuoN gene encoding NADH-quinone oxidoreductase subunit NuoN; its protein translation is MNAETLLASLHLVTPELLLAVGALVLLMIGVFTNKTSLVTGLAVALLAAACAWILLMPADGVAFGGAYISDGYARFMKVLALIGSITTMVMAFGQARANDLDKFEFPVLLVLATLGILLMISANSLISLYMSLELQSLALYVIAAMNRDSARSSEAGLKYFVLGALSSGMLLYGMSLVYGFTGNVEFDKIAAVLAAGHTNLGLIFGLVFVLAGLAFKISAVPFHMWTPDVYEGAPTPVTAFLAAAPKVGAMAILVRIVIDAFQPITAEWQQIVVFIAIASMVLGSVAAIGQRNIKRLMAYSSIGHMGYALVGLAAGSKQGIEGVLLYMLIYLIMNLGTFACIMAMRTKEGEALETVDDLAGLSQTRPFMAFVLTALMFSLAGIPPLAGFFGKYFVFLAAIEAHLYALAIIGVLASVIGAYYYLRLVKVMWFDDAKIEFAATSGTLRVVFGLSGLFVIAYVLIGGPIGSAASAAAATLFR
- a CDS encoding biotin--[acetyl-CoA-carboxylase] ligase, with the translated sequence MSDYSTHRRKALDAFRHIALDEVDSTNQQCLIRARDGDPGDLWITANRQTGGRGRRGRPWASEPGNLYSSLLLIDPAPLADLASLPLAVAVAVHDAIGVVLPSGAPPLEIKWPNDVLIGRAKTSGILLEAERTPDGRNALVIGIGINLVFKPTETPYPTASLAEHGAAVTPDELFTHLFAAMADALALWDRGRGVKAVMQRWRQVACGIGEKITVNLPDRSISGVFSGIDDKGILLLDRGSLGITPVAAGDVFFEPNGPRKE